One genomic segment of Rhizobium sp. 11515TR includes these proteins:
- a CDS encoding homoserine kinase, producing MADQLPQAIRDALQRRALEALDHWPAQAHKPVLIKYRENAVFRITLEDGQFAALRLHRPGYHDETSLRSELHFMAALKLGGLDVPSPVPTSGRQSLVRLPANRHFAEQHADVVSWIDGVPLGQSGVPLSHSAEIQVDIFFRVGQSMATMHELADAWQSPERFRRPAWNVEGLVGEKPLWGRFWDCRGLSSESTTALSALRDELRRALADAEAQDLDYGLIHADLVRENIFLRGADGNVAFIDFDDAGQGFRLFDLATTLLKNRNEPTYPAIEQALISGYRSRRALPDAALASLPLFMLLRSLTYIGWLAERPEIPDAAERLSRYVNESLEMARKLDTAA from the coding sequence ATGGCTGACCAGTTGCCTCAGGCCATCCGTGACGCCCTGCAGCGACGTGCGCTGGAGGCACTCGACCATTGGCCTGCGCAGGCCCATAAACCTGTCCTGATAAAATATCGGGAGAATGCCGTTTTCCGCATCACGCTGGAAGATGGTCAGTTCGCCGCACTGCGGCTCCATCGACCGGGCTATCATGATGAGACGAGCCTGCGCTCCGAGCTGCACTTCATGGCGGCGCTCAAGCTCGGCGGCCTCGACGTGCCCAGCCCTGTTCCCACAAGCGGAAGGCAAAGCCTCGTCCGACTGCCAGCCAACAGGCATTTTGCCGAACAGCATGCCGACGTGGTGAGCTGGATCGACGGCGTGCCGCTTGGCCAAAGTGGCGTGCCGCTGTCGCATTCGGCAGAGATACAGGTCGACATCTTCTTTCGCGTCGGACAGAGCATGGCGACCATGCACGAACTTGCCGACGCGTGGCAGTCGCCCGAGCGTTTTCGACGCCCGGCATGGAACGTCGAAGGTCTGGTCGGCGAAAAGCCGCTATGGGGTCGCTTCTGGGATTGTCGGGGCCTTTCGTCCGAGAGCACCACTGCGCTCTCGGCATTACGCGATGAGTTACGCCGCGCCCTTGCGGATGCAGAAGCTCAAGACCTCGATTACGGGCTGATCCATGCCGATCTGGTGCGGGAAAACATCTTTTTGAGGGGAGCCGACGGCAACGTCGCCTTTATCGATTTCGACGATGCAGGCCAGGGTTTCCGCCTCTTCGATCTCGCCACGACCCTGCTCAAGAACCGCAACGAACCCACCTATCCGGCGATCGAGCAGGCGTTGATATCAGGCTATCGTAGCCGGCGCGCCCTCCCCGACGCCGCTTTAGCGAGCCTGCCTCTATTCATGCTGCTGCGGAGCCTTACATATATCGGGTGGCTTGCCGAGCGTCCGGAGATTCCCGACGCCGCCGAGCGGCTGTCGCGTTACGTCAATGAAAGCCTGGAGATGGCGAGAAAGCTTGACACCGCCGCTTGA
- a CDS encoding aspartate aminotransferase family protein, whose product MSDNATLIARRERLLGRNMSLFYDDPVHLVRGEGVWLWDADGRKYLDCYNNVPHVGHCHPRVVEAIARQASTLNTHTRYLHEGILDYVERLTATFDKSLNAAILTCTGSEANDVALRMAQAMTGKTGVIATNHTYHGNTAAVSQLSTRMPPVGGFGGHVRHVPAPDSYRPLGGEGGDAFAIAFAAEVENAIASLQDSTHGFSAIIIDPFFANEGFPDLPPGFLDKTVADVRKAGGLVITDEVQPGFGRTGSHMWGHQRAGIVPDIVTLGKPMANGHPVGGVIANVDTINAFRKAFRYFNTFGGNPVSCAAAMAVLDVIGDENLIENARNVGEYTRDAFKRLAEKHSIIGDVRGSGLFMGTEFVLDRQTKEPATAEATRIINAMRDRGVLMGKIGIHQCATKIRPPMPFTRDNADFMLSIFDDVLTGL is encoded by the coding sequence ATGTCCGACAATGCAACCCTTATCGCGCGCCGCGAACGGCTTCTCGGCCGGAACATGTCTCTTTTCTACGACGACCCCGTGCATCTCGTGCGCGGGGAAGGCGTCTGGCTCTGGGACGCCGACGGCCGCAAATATCTCGATTGCTACAACAATGTGCCACATGTCGGCCATTGCCATCCACGCGTGGTGGAAGCGATCGCGCGGCAGGCCTCGACGCTGAACACGCATACGCGCTATCTGCATGAAGGCATTCTCGACTATGTCGAGCGGCTGACAGCAACCTTCGACAAAAGCCTGAATGCGGCGATCCTGACCTGCACCGGCAGCGAAGCGAACGACGTAGCCCTGCGCATGGCACAAGCCATGACCGGCAAGACCGGCGTCATCGCCACGAACCACACCTATCACGGCAACACGGCGGCAGTGTCGCAGCTGTCGACCCGCATGCCGCCCGTCGGCGGTTTCGGCGGTCATGTTCGCCATGTGCCCGCGCCGGACAGCTATCGTCCGCTCGGCGGCGAAGGCGGCGATGCCTTTGCCATTGCTTTCGCGGCAGAAGTCGAGAACGCGATCGCCTCGCTTCAGGACAGCACGCATGGCTTTTCAGCCATCATCATCGACCCGTTCTTCGCCAATGAGGGCTTTCCGGATCTGCCGCCAGGTTTTCTCGACAAGACGGTTGCCGACGTGCGCAAGGCCGGCGGTCTCGTGATTACCGATGAGGTACAGCCCGGTTTCGGCCGCACCGGCTCGCATATGTGGGGGCATCAGCGTGCCGGTATCGTTCCCGATATCGTGACGCTCGGCAAGCCGATGGCCAACGGCCATCCGGTTGGCGGCGTCATTGCCAATGTCGATACGATTAACGCCTTTCGCAAGGCATTCCGCTACTTCAATACCTTCGGCGGCAATCCGGTTTCCTGCGCGGCGGCCATGGCCGTGCTCGATGTCATCGGGGACGAGAACCTCATCGAGAACGCCCGCAATGTTGGCGAATATACGCGCGACGCGTTCAAGCGGCTGGCCGAGAAGCACTCAATCATCGGCGACGTGCGCGGCAGCGGCCTCTTCATGGGCACTGAGTTTGTGTTGGATCGGCAAACGAAGGAGCCGGCCACTGCCGAGGCGACCCGGATCATCAATGCCATGCGCGACCGCGGCGTGCTGATGGGCAAGATCGGCATTCATCAATGCGCCACGAAGATCCGCCCGCCCATGCCATTCACCCGGGATAATGCCGACTTCATGTTGTCGATCTTCGACGATGTCTTAACTGGCCTGTGA